The DNA window GGGCGCGGAGATGGCCGGGTTTCGCAGCGCCCGGCCTCCTTCGCGAGCGCCACGGCGCCTCAGTGTGGCCCTGCGATCTCCAGGATCGGCGGCTCCTTGATCAAGGGGCCAAACAGCAACGCGTCCGCCTGTTCGCTGCGCCAGACCTTCAGACGACGCTGAAGCGTTCGAAGCAGTTTGTCCGGGTAATCGCCGGGATACTCGGCCTGCAGTCGTGACAGAAGTTCGCTGCCGGTTCGCCATGGTTCGGCTTCGAACCAATTTCGTAAGTCCGCAGTCGCCTTGACGAGAGGGTCAGGACGCCGCCGCCCCCTTTTGGCTTTCACAATCGGGCGATCCGTCGGCCGGATAGCTCCGTCCTTCCAAGCAGTCCGCAAACTCGCCAGGAAAAGGTCGATTGGCTGAGCTGTTCCGTCAGGGCGCATGGCCGGCGGAGTATCGGCAAGCGCAGCGAGTCGCTCCTGCACGGCGCGGATATCGCGCAACAGCAGGACAGGATCGAGCCCGGCGTAGATTTCCTGCAGACGGGAGCGGACTGCATCTGAGGTGCGAGGGTCGGCAACCAGACGCTGATGCGGCGTAGCTGGCGGACTATACGTCTTGCGCACACGCGCGCCGTCGCGCTGCTTCGCGATCAACTTGAACGATGGCTGAAAGAAGTTCACGAACAGCCGCGCTGACCGGTAGAGCTTCGCTAGCAGCGTGGCGGCCTCCAGCCCCTCGAACCGACGATATCCGACCATCCTACGCACCACGGCGCCATTCTTCTGCTCGACAAAGGCCTGGTCATTCTTGCGGTAGGGGCGGCAGCGCGTGAAGACGATGTTGGCGGCGACGCAATAGGCCTTCAGCGTCTCGTTCATGAAAACGGTGTCGTTGTCCGTATCCAGGCCGAGAAGCGCGAAGGGCAGTTGCTTGCGCAATTCTGTGAGCACCGTGCTCAACAGCGTCTGTTCGCGAACCAGCAGCGGCGCACATTCCGTCCAGCCGGTCGCGATGTCGGTGAGCACGAGGGTTTGGATGAAGCTGCCGCGAGCCGAAGGGCCGCTATGGGCCACGAGGTCCGCCTCAACGAAGCCTGGCGCTGGATCGTCCCAATCCGCCGACGTTCTAATGGGAATGCTCCGTCGCAGGGCATGCGCTGCAGGCCGTCGTCGGGGACGTCCCAAGCCTTCTCGGATCGGTCCCAACGTCCTGTCGATCGTGGCCGCGCTCATCGCCAGCAATTTGCCCCGGATTTCGGGCGCCAGGTCAAAATGACCGTGCCGTTCCATCGCCTCGAGAAGGATGGGCAGCAACGCCTTCAGCCGCTTGCCGCAGACGCGGTCGGACGCCTCCCAGAGCAATATGAGCGCATTGCGTTCCGCTTCATCATAAATCCGCGGCCGCGCTCGCCGGCCTGCAAACGGCCCCTCACCGCGTCGTAGCAGCCGCATCGCGTGCTTGCGGTGAAAGCCCGTGACGACGACGAACTCATCCAAAATTCTCGCCTTCTCCGCTCGCGTCGAAGCACGATAGCGCTCTGAAACCGCCGTCGTCAGTTCTTTCCTTGTCGCCATGCTCAGCCGTCCCATAGTCGCCCCTGCTCTTACCCCTCGGTAGGGAGCAACTTATGTGAGGCAACGGTTGAACATTCAGGAACATTTTCGACGAGGCAATGCGACGGCGAAGATGACGATGTCGCCGACCTTCCGGATACTGGATTGCCAGTGGTCGAAAGCAAGACCGGAAAGAAGCGCGGCCGCAAGGCCTTGCCGGAAAACCTGCCGCGCGAGCGTGTCGAGTATGACCTTCCCGACGATCAGAAGGCGTGTCCTTGCTGCGCCGGCCAGATGCATCGCATGGGCGAGACCGTTACCGAGCAGCTTCATATCGAGGTGAAGGCGAAGGTCCTGCAGAATGTGCGGTTCAAGTATGCCTGCCGTCATTGCGACCGCACCGGGATCAGCACGCCGGTCGTGATCGCGCCGATGCCCGCGCAACCTTTGCCGGGCAGCATCGCCACGGCCTCGACGCTGGCCTTCGCGCTCGTTCATAAGTATGTCGACGGCACACCGCTCTACCGCCTGGCGCAGGCATTCGAGCGCGCCGGCGTTCCTGTCAGCCGAGGCGCTCTGGGCCACTGGGTGATCGGCTCGAGCGAAAAGCATCTCTCCCGCATCTATGACGCGCTGAAGCTGCGGCTCAGATCGCAGCCCCTCATCCATGGTGACGAGACCACGGTCCAGGTGCTGAAGGAAATGGACAGAGAGGCCGCCAGCACGTCATATATGTGGGCTTACCGGAGCGGCCAGGACAGTGACGAGCCGATCGTGCTGCTCGATTATCAGCCAGGCCGCGGCCAGATACACCCGCAGGCCTTCCTCGGCCATTACCACGGCATAGTGATGAGCGATGGCTATTCCGCCTGGCGCACGCTGGAGGGGGCAACGCATATTGGATGCATGGCCCATTCGAGGCGGCGCTTCGTCGATGCCCTAAAGGCGAGGAAGAAAGGCGGCGGCCCGCCGGAACAGGCGCTCCGCTTCTTCGAACAGCTCTATCGGGTTGAAAGGCAGGCGCGGAACGAAAAACCGGACAAGGGCGAAACGCGAGATCACTGCATTCGCCGCTTCCGCCAGCAACATAGTGTCCCCATCCTCAATGCTCTTAAGGCATGGCTCGACGACATCGCCCCAAAAGTCTTGCCGGACAGCAAGCTCGGCGACGCCGTGTCCTACACCCTGAACCAATGGGGATATCTGACGCGTTACACCGAGGACGGCAGCATGCCGATCGACAACAATCTTCTCGAGCGCGACATCAGGATTTTTGCAACCGGCAGGAAGAGTTGGTTGTTCAGCGATACTGTCGACGGAGCCAAGGCCAGCGCTGTCATCTACAGCCTGATGTTGACCTGCCGCGCCTGTGGCGTCGAGCCGTTAGCGTGGTTGCGCCACGTCCTCACTGAACTGCCTCAGCGCCCCGAGAACGTGGCTATCGACGATCTCCTGCCCTTCAACTTCCTCAAAGCCGCCGCAGCCTGACCCGACGCGTCCGTCTGAAAGCGATCAGTTGTTGCAAGGGCCGTCAATGTGCGGGGAAATGAGCGCTTACGGTCATGGTGCGCTTTCTGAAGCGGGCCGATAGCTTGGTCGGCGGCGCTGGCTCATCATGGCGCAAATCATTGCCGCGCAGCCAAGAAGCGCGCCCGCAAGATCCAGTTCACGCGCGGTCGACCCAATCGCGTCCAACTCTACCGTGAACTGATCGCAATCACCCGCGCGACCTTGGCCTATCTGACGCAGGCGAGCGAGCGATTAGCCGTGGCGAGCACGCCAGCTATCGCACTGTGGCAGATCCAGGTTCGTCATTATCGGCCGTTGGTTGAACGGATCATCGGACAGAGCGAGCGGCGTTAGCCGGCGAGCCGGTGCCAGCCGGCGAGAAGCTGGTCAGCCTGTTCGAACCGCATTCCGATATCATCGTCAAAGGCAGCCGCGACACCGAGTACGGCCACAAGCTCAACCTGACCACCGGCAGGAGCGACATGATCCTTGATCTGGTGATCGAAGCAGGCAACCCGGCCGGCAGCGACCGCTTGCTGCCAATGCTGGAGCGCCACATCGACTTCTATGGTCAAGCGCCGCGGCAAGCGGCTGCCGATGGCGGCTTTGCCACTCGCAACAACCTGGCCACAGCGAAGGCGTGGGGCGTCTCCGACATGGCCTTCGACAAGAAGGCCGGCCTCAGGATCGAGGACATGGTCCGAAGCAAGTGGGTCTATCGCAAGCTGCGCAATTTCCGCGCCGGCATCGAAGCCGGCATATCATGCCTGAAGCGCGCCTATGGCCTGGCACGCTGCACCTGGCGCGGCCTCGATCACTTCAGGGCCTACGTCTGGTCCTCGGTCGTGGCCTATAACCTCGTCCTCTTCACTCGCCTCAAAGCGACCTGACGCCGACCCGGCATCGCGGTGGCCTTGCGCCGGCCATTCCCGGCCCTCGTGGCGTGCGCCGGATCGTGCCGATGACACCATTTTCTCGGCAATCAGCGGTCTTGACCCTGAGCATGCCCCTCAAAAGCATCCAGTCCGACACAAGTCTTTGTAACTGCTGCAAAATGCGCACGTTTATGGATGGAAACTAGACTAAGACTAGGAGGATCTTTCAATTGCGCCAAGTGTGTCCGGCGACAATCACCTATCGCCTCGCGCCACCTCTGCAAGTGCGGCGACGCAAGAGACCCCGGACTGCTCCTATTCGCCAATGGTCGGAAACGGTGTGATCGACCAATGGATCAAGTCGACGGCGCGTCGAAGTATCGTCTCGGTCTGAGCGAGGGTGGGTGAAACAGCGATGACATACCCGATAGCGTCTCGGAAATCGCCTTTCCTGACGATCGGCGTCTTGGGTTCAACATACAATTTGACCTCAGCGACACCTGGCACGGCAGCCGCCAGACCGTCACCATCGATCCAATCGAGAGTGCCGTCGCAATCAGCAACCAGGATCCGCGCGGCCGCGATGTGCGAATGCCTTTTGCATAAATTCCATTCACCGCCGATGACAAGTTTGATGTGCTCCGTGATGAGATCGACGCCGCAGGCCGCTTGAACCAGCTGAGGGCTGGTCCCACCCGCCAAACGCGGATTGACTTCAATGACGACTGGACCACGTCTCGTCCATCGGAGATCAATGTTCGTTGGCCCCCAGCCAAGGCCGAGAGCTCGCAAACAGCTCAGCGAAACATCCGTGATACGCCTATGCTCATCATCGGTCAGCACGGCCGGATAGGTGTACTCAAGACTGACGAAATGCGGCGGGCTGCCGAAGTCAACGGCGGCAATTCCAAAGGCCTCGTTTCCCATTATCTCAGCGCTGTAATGGGAGCCTTGTGCGAATTCTTCGACCAATATCCTCGGTGAAGACCGCCATACTTGCTTCTCGCCCAACAGATAGGACGTATGTTCAGCTAACTCGTCGGCGTTGTGGCACAGTCGGACACCGCTGCTGCCAGAGCCTACGGCTGGCTTAACAATAACCGGCAGACCGATCTCCGCGGCAGAGCTTTTCACGTCGGTCGCATTCGCCGCCAAGCGATAAGCAGGTATTGGGACGCCGGCCTCCGCGAGAATCTGACGTTGCGTGAATTTGTCGTGGCAACGTTCAATCGATGCGGGGTTCGGTCCCGGTAGATCAAAATGCCGGCAGAGCTTGCCGACTGTCGTCGGGACCGACTCGTCGAGGCCTGAAAAGCCAGTAATGCCAGCGATGTCATATGTCTCACGCAGTCGACAACATTCGCGGATCAACGCGTCGAGATTGGTTGTATCGACACGGATTGCCTCAATGCCTTCCGCCGCAAGATAGTCATACTGAGTTGGATCCGCCGACAGGGTAACTGGACAGAGACCAAGGCGTTCGGCCGCGTTCACATATAGAAAACCAATACTCCTATGGCCTTCAACCAGGATAAGCGCTCTTCTTGCCACTGACGTTGACCCTCCGTTGTGTGGGCGGTCTGAGCGTGAACAGGCATCAGCTTTTAATCCGTGCCTGACCTCAGACTTTGCGGTGAAGGTATCACTGTCAGCGGCCCGCAAACGTAAAGTTCCTGCAAATTTAGTTGAAGGATAGGTGCTGTCACATGGGCGTTGTCACGGTGTTTGAAATGTGGCTGCGTGAGGCCGACAGATCGTGGTCGAGTAGCTCAGCCATTCGGCTTTCGCCCCCATACCGGGGGCTGCGGGCACTTGCGGTGCTGTGAAGCAACGTGCTGCGGTAGCTCCGCACGCCACGTTCTGTGGGAACCGGGGGCGGCGACCGCCTCCGGTGACCCGGTCGAAAGCCGAATGGCTGAGCTAGTTGTGGAGCCTCAACAGGTTGTTCTCGGTTAGAGAGCGAGGCGACTGATAGGTGTTTTGGACTTTAGGCTCCCGTGGGGACGGTGCCAATTGTAGCGATGCAGCCAGACCGGCAACTCTGCGGCGCGGTGATCTGAAGTCGGATAGGCAATGGCATAGGCCCATTCGCGCAGTGCTGTCTGGATGAAGCGCTCGGCCTTGCCGTAGGTCTTGGGCGTATAGGGCCTTGTCCTGACGTGCTTGAGGCCGAGACCGCGGCAGGCCTTGGCGAAGGCCTTCGATCTGTAGCAGGAGCCGTAGCACCTACGGAATGAAGGAGCGACGGCGACCGAGAGAGCGGTGCGCGCAGCTTTTCGCTGCAGGCGCGCACCACTGTCGAGGCGGCCATGGCCAGTCAAAGTTTCTCTAGAATGTGAATGTTCACAACCCATTCCGGAGAGACCGACCATGACCACTTCAGATTCTACACCCGCCGCCGCGGTGCTGGTAGCGATCGACATTGCCAAGGTGCGCAATGAAGTTCTGATCGAAGCACCAGGCCACAAGCGCCGGCGTCGCCTTTTGGTCCTCAACACCCGTGCTGAGCACGACCATCTGATCGAAGTGCTGCAGGCGTACGGCCGCCCTGTGGTCTGCGCCTTTGAGGCGACCGGGAACTATCACCGGCCGATAGCATGGCGCCTGGCTGAAGCGAGTTTTGAGGTGCGGCTGGTGTCGTCGCTAGCGCTGGCCCGAACACGAGAAGCGTTGCACAACAGCTGGGACAAGAACGATCCAAAGGATGCACAGGTGATGCTGCACATGCTCAGGATCCAGGCAACACAAGTCTACCATGATCCACTGCGCGCCGGCATCAACGACGTGCAGGAGCTGTCGAAGACCCATGAAGCGATCGCCAGGGCCAAGACCGAGATCCAGCACCGTATCCTGACGCACTACCTGCCGCTGTATTTTCCCGAGATCGATCGCTTCCGGGGGAACAGCCGCAGCGACTGGTTCTTCGCCTTCCTCCATGCCTTTCCGACCCCAGCAAGCATCACGGCGCTGACGAAGGAGGAGTTTGTGACAGCAGCGTGGGATGTCGTCGGTCGCAAGGTCAGCAAGACACAGATTCTAATGGATATTTACGAGACGGCGCGCTCATCGATCGGACTGCCGCTGCCGCTCGATGCCCCTGCCATTCGCATGTTCCGGATGGTCATTGACGAGGCACGCGGCCTGATCCGGCAACGCAATGAGATCGAAGCGCAGGCCGATGAGCTGTTGCGGCACAGCCAGGATTATCAGCTCCTACGCCAGATCCCCGGCATCGGGCCGATCAATGCGCTGACGATCATTGCCGAAGCCGGCGATCTTCGCCGTTTCGGTCATCATCGCCAGTTTCTAAAGTTCTGCGGGCTGAACCTCTCGACACAGCAGTCAGGCCAATATCGGGGCCAGACCCGCCTTTCCAAATTCGGCAATGCTCGGCTGCGCCGCACCCTGTGGATCGCCGGACAAGTCGCCATCCGCCAGCGGGAGAATGGCTTCCGTCATAAGTTCGAACGCTACATTGCTAGGGGTCGCGACAATCCCGATCTACGCCGCAAGGCGGCTATTACCGCCAAGATGGCGCGCGTCGTGCACGCTGTTGTCAAAGGTGGTTCCGACTACCGGCCCTTCGTTGAAGGGCGGGTGCCAGGTGGAAGAACCTCTGTCAGCTAGGGCCGTGAGGGCATCGCTTCGATGACCCTGTAGATAATGTTCGGGTCTTCCGCCTGGATCAGAAGCTCGTGTTGAGGACGGTGAGGGCCGCCTCCGTGCGTACCGTTTGTTTGCTATGGACGAGACCTTTTCCCTTGCCGGTGGAAGCCGCCTGTTTCGACGACTTGACCAACGTCACGCAGCGAGAGCATGCTGACGGATAGAGAGACCTTGACTGCAGACTCCATTTCGTTCCGCGCTTAGGACGTTGTCGCTCATGACGCGGGCTATCGTGACGCCGAGGCTGGCGTAGTAGGCCACCGCCGCCTTGAGGAAGGCGATGGCGCTCTCCTGTTTCTCATCTGGCAGGATCTGCGAGAAGGCGATGCGGGAGGCGTCGTCGATGCAGACATGGACGAACTCCCAACTGCTGCCGCGCGAGCTGGCATTGCCGGTACGTTTGCCGGTAATGCGATGACCGATGCGCTCAAAACGGCCGAGCTTCTTGATGTCAATGTGGATCATCTCGCCGGGATGCTCGCGCTCGTAGCGCCGGACCGGCTCGGCCGGTTCGATATCCCGCAACCGCGACAGTCCGGCACGCTTGAGTACCCGACTGACGGTAGCGGGCGAGACGCCGACCTCATGGGCGATGTGCTTGCCGGTCCAACGTTGCCGCCGCAGCGCCATGATGCGCTCGGCGATCAACGCAGCGGTGGCCTGCGGCGTATGGGCGGGCCGCGAGGAACGGTCGACCGTGCCGGCCCGCCCTTCGGCCTTATAGCGCTCGACCCAGCGCGCCACGATCTTGAGCGACACGCCAAAGAGGCGCGCCGCATGGGCTTTGGAAAAAGCGCCCTCTATCACCGACAGCGCCATCTCCTCTCGACGCAGCGGCGTGAGACGGGCATTCTTGTGGATGTTCATTCGGACCCTCCGGTGAGTGCTGAAGCCTGGTAACTCCAGTCTCCCCGGTCCGGTCCGAATGGACAACCTCCCGAAAGCTCACAGCTAGTCGACCACGACCGCCGTGAATGCACGGCCTGCCTGAAAAGCGCGTGTCGGCTTCACGCGGCCACATTTCAAACAACGTGACAACGCCCTCAAGAGCCTCGCGCCTGGCTACGAACCTCATGGTTGATGGCGCCTCCGGGTCATGAGAAACGCGCAGCTCAAAGAATCCAAGCAACCCTGGGCAAAACACGCATTCGGGCGAAAAGAAACGATTGCCTCTCCGTGACGATTGCGATAATGGCACCCTTTGAATGGGGTAGCGTTTCATTGAGTGTCCGATCTTGCAACGAGCGTTTCAGATCGCTCATGCTACATCGTTGTTTCGTATCTAGGGTGTAAGGTGTGTTAGATGATCTTGACCGGCGGATACTCGGCGCCCTTCAAAAGAACAACAGGCTGTCGTTCTCTGACCTTGCGGACCTCGTGGGTTCGTCTGCTGCCTCATGTATGCGCCGTGTCAATAAGTTACGCGCCGACGGGGTTATCACCGCTGATATCTCCCTAGTCGACCCTAAGGCGCTCGGTAAGTCGCTGACTGTGGTCGTCACAGTGGAGCTCGATCGCGAGCGTTTAGACCTCGTCGACGACTTCAAGCGGGCGATGAGGGCGGCAAAAGAAGTCACTCAATGCTATATGGTCACAGGCGATGCCGACTTTGTTCTTATTGTAGCAGTGGAAGACGTCGAGGCCTTTGACGTTTTTGTAAAGACCAAACTCTACACAAATCCTAATGTCCGCAAGTTCAAGAGCATGATTGCGCTGGACCGCGTGAAGTTTGAGCCCCGGGTGCTAGTGTAGCCTTCTTAAGGCCTGAACGTTTCCGCCACTCCTGCCCTGATTTTGAAGCGTGCGTTGCGGCTGAAGGGCTAGTTTGATCGCAATCGGCGCACCGAAGTCTGGGATTTATTGGATCGCCGGGTGACCGGCGGCCGCCCATAAAAGGGTAGCGGTAATCGATCGCGCTGATGACATTTGGCACGCACGGCGTGCTGGCGGTCCGAGGTGCGCCAACATTTGAACTGCTGAGATGTGGAGCCGCTGGGCGGTTTCGCGGCGGCAAATCGTGACCGGGTGTACGGAGCGCCTGGATTGCAAGATTTGGAGGACTCAGGAATGACACTTGCTGCAGCCGAACCTGCAACGGCTCTCCCGACCATAGAGCAACGGCACCGGGATCAACGACAGTATCCTCATGGCGTAGCCTTCATGGACGGTCAGTACCTGCCGATGTCCGAAGCCAAAGTGTCCGTCCTGGACTGGGGATTTCTGCATTCCGATGCCACCTACGATACCGTTCATGTATGGGACGGAAGGTTCTTCAGGCTGGAGCTGCACCTGGACCGGTTCTTCCGCGGGATGGAAAAGCTCCGCATGAATGTTCCCTACAACCGCAGTGAGATCGAGAAAATCCTTTCTACCTGCGTGGCGCTATCCGGGCACAAGTCGGCGTATGTGGAAATGGTCTGCACGCGAGGCGGGTCGCCCACCTTTAGCCGTGACCCGCGCCAGTCGGAGAACAGGTTCATCGCATTCGCGGTGCCTTTCGGGTCAGTCGCCAACAAGGAGCAGCTTGAGCGCGGCCTGCATGTCGCCATCAGCAACATCGTTCGGATCCCGCCCAAGTCGATCGATCCGACCATCAAGAACTATCACTGGCTCGATCTGGTGAAGGGACTGTTCGATGCGTACGACTACGGTGCCGAAACTGCATTGATCGTCGACATCAACGACAACATTGCCGAAGGGCCTGGCTTCAACGTTTTCACCGTGAAGGACGGCCGCTTGAAGACACCGGCTTATGGCGTCCTTGCCGGCATTACCCGCCAGACCGTATTTGATCTATGCGGCGAATTGAGCATCTCTGTTAGCGTCGGCGACATTGATCGCAACGAGCTGAAGGGCTCCGATGAGGTTTTCATCACGTCTACTGCGGGCGGGATTATGCCGGTGTCCAAGATTGACGAGACCGTTGTTGGCGACGGCAAGGTTGGCGCTCTAACACACCAGCTGACAGACCTGTATTGGGAGAAGCATGCCGATCCGGCATGGTCGACCCCGATAAATTACAGATAGTACCGCGATATATTCTCGAGCGCTCCTCCCCAGCGCCGGGGAGTCTGTGCTGCCGTGAGTCTGCCGATGACCGACGCTTTTATTTCTCATCTCTCGAACGAACTCGCCGGCCTGAAGTCGGCCGGCCTCTACAAATCCGAGCGGGTGATCTCGTCGACCCAGTCCGCCGAGATCGAGGTCGGCGGGCAGAAGGTGCTTAATTTCTGCGCCAACAACTATCTCGGCCTCGCCGACAGCGCCGACCTGCGCGCGGCGGCCAGCCAGGCGCTCGACCGCTATGGCTACGGCATGGCCTCGGTGCGCTTCATCTGCGGCACCCAGGAGGAGCACAAGCAGCTCGAGGCGACGATCTCGTCCTTCCTCGGCCTGGAGGACACCATCCTCTACGGCTCCTGCTTCGACGCCAATGGCGGCCTGTTCGAAACGCTGCTGGGCGAGGACGATGCGATCATTTCCGACGCGCTGAACCACGCTTCGATCATCGATGGCGTGCGGCTGTCGAAGGCCAAGCGCTTCCGCTACGCCAACAACGACATGGCCGAACTGGAGGCGCGATTGAAGGAAGCGAAGGATTGCCGCTTCCGGCTGATCGCCACCGACGGCGTGTTTTCCATGGACGGCATGGTTCCCAGTGGTGCCGAAGGGCCATGCGCGCATTCGCACGCAGATGTCAGCGGCGTATTCCACTGCGGACATTGACCGTGCGGTTGAGGCGTTTGCGGAGGTAGCAAGGGAGCTTTCGATCATATGACGCGTAAAGGACATACTGGTCCCTAACTACGCCAAAACTTAGCCGGATTGATGCGCGGCGCTGAACGTTTGGCGGCCTGAGGCGGTGATCTGGTCGCCGTTTCTGTTCTTTTTCACAAGTTGGTTGGGCGCCGGCAGTGATCATCCGTCGTGATGGAAGGCGGGGGTTGCGGGTTGCGGTCGGCGGGTTCGTTTCGGGGCGGGTGCGCCCCGTCGGTGCTGTCACATTGATTGAGCGGTAAGGTAGCAGCGGGGACTGTCAGGAATTCCGTGTGCGGGTGGGCGGTTGAACATTATGCCGCCATGGCTTTGATGAAGCGCTCGCCGAAGATGACGGCAAACTGGGCCTTGGCCATGGTCACTCACGTGGCGGCATTTTCCACTCTTTTTCGGACCGGTTCAAGATCAGATAGAGCAGCTTGGTGGCCGCGTCATCGCTGGGGAAGTGGCCCCTGGCCCTGACAGCCCGCCTGAGCTTCGAGTTCAGCGCCTCGATTGCGTTTGTGGTGTAGACGATCCGGCGGACTTCGTCAGGGAACGCAAAGAATGGGATGACCTCGCCCCAGGCCCGCCGCCAGCTCTGGCCGATGGCGGGATAGCGCTGGCCCCAGGGGCCGGCCTCGAACGCCGTCAGCGCCCTTTCGGCAACATCGGCATTGACGGCGCGGTAGATGTCCTTGAGCGCTGTCGCCAGCCCTTTGCGGTCTTTCCAGGAGACGAAGTCCATGGAGTTGCGCAGCAGGTGGACGATGCAGGTCTGAACGATCGCCTCCGGGAACACGGCGGTGATCGCGTCGGGGAAGCCTTTCAGGCCATCGACGACGGCCAGCAGGATATCATCGACACCGCGGTTCTTGAGCTCGTTCATCACCCGCAGCCAGAACTTGGCGCCTTCATTCTGCTCGAGCCACAGGCCGAGCACCTCCTTGGCGCCATCGGCGCGGACGCCCAGTGCGATATGAATGGCCTTGTTGCGGACCATCCCTTCATCGCGGATCTTGACCCGGATCGCGTCGAAGAAAATGAGCGGATAAACCGGATCGAGCGGGCGCTGCTGCCAAGTGGCGACTTCATCGAGCACGGCGTCCGTCACCGTTGAGATCAGATCCGGCGACACGTCGACGCCATACAGATCATGCAGGTGTCCGGTGATCTCCCGGGTGCTCATGCCGCGCGCATACATTGACACGATCTTTTCGTCGAAGCCGGGGAAGCGACGCTGATACTTGGCGATCAGCTGCGGATCGAAACTGGCCTGGCGATCACGCGGTATGTCGATCTCCAGCTTGCCGGTCTCCGTCGTCACGGTCTTGCGGCCGTAGCCGTTACGCGTATTGCCTACGTCTTCGCCGCTCGCCAGATGATGGTCCATCTCCGCGTTCAGCGCGCGCTCGGTCAGAGCCTTCTTGAGCGAATCCAGC is part of the Mesorhizobium loti genome and encodes:
- a CDS encoding integrase; this translates as MGRLSMATRKELTTAVSERYRASTRAEKARILDEFVVVTGFHRKHAMRLLRRGEGPFAGRRARPRIYDEAERNALILLWEASDRVCGKRLKALLPILLEAMERHGHFDLAPEIRGKLLAMSAATIDRTLGPIREGLGRPRRRPAAHALRRSIPIRTSADWDDPAPGFVEADLVAHSGPSARGSFIQTLVLTDIATGWTECAPLLVREQTLLSTVLTELRKQLPFALLGLDTDNDTVFMNETLKAYCVAANIVFTRCRPYRKNDQAFVEQKNGAVVRRMVGYRRFEGLEAATLLAKLYRSARLFVNFFQPSFKLIAKQRDGARVRKTYSPPATPHQRLVADPRTSDAVRSRLQEIYAGLDPVLLLRDIRAVQERLAALADTPPAMRPDGTAQPIDLFLASLRTAWKDGAIRPTDRPIVKAKRGRRRPDPLVKATADLRNWFEAEPWRTGSELLSRLQAEYPGDYPDKLLRTLQRRLKVWRSEQADALLFGPLIKEPPILEIAGPH
- a CDS encoding ATP-grasp domain-containing protein, encoding MARRALILVEGHRSIGFLYVNAAERLGLCPVTLSADPTQYDYLAAEGIEAIRVDTTNLDALIRECCRLRETYDIAGITGFSGLDESVPTTVGKLCRHFDLPGPNPASIERCHDKFTQRQILAEAGVPIPAYRLAANATDVKSSAAEIGLPVIVKPAVGSGSSGVRLCHNADELAEHTSYLLGEKQVWRSSPRILVEEFAQGSHYSAEIMGNEAFGIAAVDFGSPPHFVSLEYTYPAVLTDDEHRRITDVSLSCLRALGLGWGPTNIDLRWTRRGPVVIEVNPRLAGGTSPQLVQAACGVDLITEHIKLVIGGEWNLCKRHSHIAAARILVADCDGTLDWIDGDGLAAAVPGVAEVKLYVEPKTPIVRKGDFRDAIGYVIAVSPTLAQTETILRRAVDLIHWSITPFPTIGE
- a CDS encoding Lrp/AsnC family transcriptional regulator, with amino-acid sequence MLDDLDRRILGALQKNNRLSFSDLADLVGSSAASCMRRVNKLRADGVITADISLVDPKALGKSLTVVVTVELDRERLDLVDDFKRAMRAAKEVTQCYMVTGDADFVLIVAVEDVEAFDVFVKTKLYTNPNVRKFKSMIALDRVKFEPRVLV
- a CDS encoding aminotransferase class IV → MTLAAAEPATALPTIEQRHRDQRQYPHGVAFMDGQYLPMSEAKVSVLDWGFLHSDATYDTVHVWDGRFFRLELHLDRFFRGMEKLRMNVPYNRSEIEKILSTCVALSGHKSAYVEMVCTRGGSPTFSRDPRQSENRFIAFAVPFGSVANKEQLERGLHVAISNIVRIPPKSIDPTIKNYHWLDLVKGLFDAYDYGAETALIVDINDNIAEGPGFNVFTVKDGRLKTPAYGVLAGITRQTVFDLCGELSISVSVGDIDRNELKGSDEVFITSTAGGIMPVSKIDETVVGDGKVGALTHQLTDLYWEKHADPAWSTPINYR